Below is a genomic region from Methanococcus vannielii SB.
TTATGAATTACTCTATGAAAATAAAATCAAAACTACTAAAACCGTTTGGGTTTATGAACCAAGAGATAATTTTAAAGGCGATTGTTTACTAGATAAAAAATATTTTAATTTTATTAAAGATTTACAAAAAAAAGGTTTTGAAATTGCTTCTCATAGTGTTGGCTCAGGAAACTTTTTAAGAGATGAAATATTAGAAGGTTTTGAAATTTATGAAAATAAATTAGGTAAGCTTCCTAATATTCATATCAATCATTCTCAAAATAAGGATAGTATTTATTGGGGTTATAAAAGACATATATTTCCTTTAAACATTATTTATAGGTTTATTTATAAATATAATTTTTATGGTTGTAATAAAAAAAGTAATCATTTTTGGGGTGACTTTTGTAAAAAAAGATTAAATATGTAAGAAATTTAACTTTTGATGAAATTAACACTTTAAAGATTGACTCAAAAATGCCTTACATAATAAAGAATAAAAAATTTTCAAACTATTGGTTTTCATCTTCAAATGGTGCAAACGTTAGCGAATTTATTAATTTGCTGAGTTATAAAAATATTGATAAGTTAGAAGAAGAAGGGGGACTATGTATTATTTACACGCATTTTGCACAAGGTTTTATTAAAAATGGTGAAATAAATCAAGAATTTAAAGATAGGATTAAATATCTGTCTAAAAAGGACGGCTGGTTTGCCCCTGCAAGTGAAATTTTAGATTATCTGTTTTAGAACAACGGGATGAGGAATTAAAAGTTAACTATGCTTATTTGTTAAAGTTGGATTTGATTTGGTTTTTTGAACAAATGAAAAAGAGGTTAGTTAAATTTAAAAACAATAGTTCAAGTTTCAAAAAAAAGAATAAAGTTATAAATGAAATTCAGTAGTAAATGAAATTCAGTAGTCCTTTGTGGTGGTCGGAATATGGAATTTAAAAAAGTTTCAGTAATTATGTCAGTATATAATGAAAAAGAAGAGTATTTAAAAAAGGCTATTGAAAGTATCTTAACTCAAACTTACCAAAATTTTGAATTTATTATTATATTAGATAACCCATTAAATAATAATGCAAAAAATATTATCTTAAACTATAAAAAAAATGATAAACGAATTATTTTTTTAGAAAATACTGAAAATTTGGGGCTTGCAAAATCTTTAAATAGGGGTATTGAAATTGCAAATGGAGAATACATCGCAAGAATGGATTCTGATGATATCTCAGTAAAAAACCGATTCGAAAAACAGGTTGAATATTTATTAAATATGGCTGAAGTGGACTTATTGTTCACTTGGACTTGTTTAATTGATGAAAACGATAAATATTCAGGTAAATTCAAACCTGAAAACAAATTTTGCAATAATCTAAAAAAATATTTTTTTGAAAAACACTTGTTTGCCCATCCAACGTTGATGACTAGATCAGAAGTACTAAAAAAGTTGAAATATAGTTCAGATTTTAGGTATTCACAAGACTTAGACCTATGGTTTAGAAGTATAAATGAAAATTTAAATTTTAATATACTTGAAGAACCTCTTTTAAAATATCGAACAGTTACAGAAAGTTTGGCTTACCATATTTTTAAACAAAAAAGGGGATCAAAATATACATTCAAAGTATTTAATAAAAATATATCTAAATATTATAATAATTATTATTTTGTTAAAAGATATATTTACTATTTATTAAAAGTAATTATTTTTAACTGCGTTCCTGAAAAAATTTTAGAATTATTATTAATATTAAAAAGAAGGTTAAATAAAATTTTTTCTAATTAATATTACTTTTTCCCCAGTTTTATATTCAACCCATTCAGATAAATTAATTGCACTATATAATGCTTTAGTACATCCTTCATTAATTCTATCGTGAAGCTCTATCACTATCACGTTTACTTTATTAATCCACTTTTTAGAATTTTTTGTAAATAGTTCTTTTTCTGAGCCTTCAATGTCTATTTTTAGTATATCGATTTTATCCCAATTCTGGGTATCCAATATATTATCTATAGTTGTCGATTTTATATCATATTCATCGGTGCTTAAAACTTCACTGACTTTAAAACCCCATTTTCCTGTTTTTCTATCTTCAACTTTTAAAAAAGCTTCTTTATACCATAATCCTAAGTTTAAACTTATGATTTGCTTTATTTTATTGGTATTTTTTACCAAAGTATTAAAATTACTCTTTTCAGGTTCAATTGCAATAATTTCTGCTTCAGGGTATTTTTCATGGAAATATATTGATGAATATCCTGCGTACGCCCCTGCATCTATAATATATTTTGGTTTAAGTTTTACTGGCAAATTCAATTCTTTCTGAATAAAAATATT
It encodes:
- a CDS encoding glycosyltransferase, translated to MEFKKVSVIMSVYNEKEEYLKKAIESILTQTYQNFEFIIILDNPLNNNAKNIILNYKKNDKRIIFLENTENLGLAKSLNRGIEIANGEYIARMDSDDISVKNRFEKQVEYLLNMAEVDLLFTWTCLIDENDKYSGKFKPENKFCNNLKKYFFEKHLFAHPTLMTRSEVLKKLKYSSDFRYSQDLDLWFRSINENLNFNILEEPLLKYRTVTESLAYHIFKQKRGSKYTFKVFNKNISKYYNNYYFVKRYIYYLLKVIIFNCVPEKILELLLILKRRLNKIFSN
- a CDS encoding FkbM family methyltransferase, which translates into the protein MGKIINLFTKNIKLKLIAVPYIIWYKLKYPNLVIRKNTTDLNVFLNIFIQKELNLPVKLKPKYIIDAGAYAGYSSIYFHEKYPEAEIIAIEPEKSNFNTLVKNTNKIKQIISLNLGLWYKEAFLKVEDRKTGKWGFKVSEVLSTDEYDIKSTTIDNILDTQNWDKIDILKIDIEGSEKELFTKNSKKWINKVNVIVIELHDRINEGCTKALYSAINLSEWVEYKTGEKVILIRKNFI